The following proteins are encoded in a genomic region of Cryptomeria japonica chromosome 11, Sugi_1.0, whole genome shotgun sequence:
- the LOC131076311 gene encoding embryonic abundant protein 1, with protein MHFLCYITHSRRKNESKSSEKSKITSTSTRRERMASGQRRSELDAKAREGQTVVPGGTGGKSLDAQERLAEGRSKGGQTRKEQIGFEGYQEMGRKGGLSTSDKSGDERASEEGIPIDESKYKTRS; from the exons ATGCATTTCTTGTGCTATATAACACACAGCAGACGAAAGAATGAGAGTAAGAGTTCAGAGAAGAGTAAGATTACGAGTACGAGTACGAGAAGAGAAAGAATGGCTTCAGGACAACGGCGAAGCGAATTGGATGCGAAAGCCCGCGAGGGACAAACTGTTGTGCCCGGTGGCACTGGCGGCAAATCTCTCGATGCACAAGAGCGCCTTGCTGAAG GGCGAAGCAAAGGCGGGCAGACGCGGAAAGAGCAGATTGGGTTCGAAGGGTATCAAGAAATGGGGCGCAAGGGTGGGCTGAGCACTAGTGATAAATCTGGTGATGAGAGGGCGTCTGAAGAAGGCATTCCAATTGATGAATCCAAATATAAGACACGTTCTTAG